One part of the Arthrobacter tumbae genome encodes these proteins:
- a CDS encoding DedA family protein → MDLSTLAEWSLMIHPVTLLVVIADVFAPIMPSEFLVIASGSLASEGSVLLPVALLTAATGSLLGDLALYLLFRKRLTHWLDRFRWGRAVHRGIRNAVEKAGKSPTYAGLVALRFLPGGRTAGIAAAGIAELPLRPFLGFAALGGVLWSIWLVGLGFVSDVTTGFPMWASALLGMGVGTLVGLIIAAFFALKQRREVRKTHEHADSVQPPAAPGPARPAPEERRSVPSADRDEHRP, encoded by the coding sequence GTGGACCTGTCAACCCTTGCCGAGTGGTCCCTCATGATCCATCCGGTCACGCTTCTGGTGGTCATCGCTGATGTCTTTGCGCCCATCATGCCGTCCGAATTCCTGGTCATCGCGTCCGGCTCGCTGGCCTCCGAAGGCTCAGTGCTCCTTCCCGTGGCCCTCCTGACGGCGGCAACCGGCAGCCTGCTGGGTGACCTCGCGCTGTACCTGCTCTTCCGGAAAAGACTCACCCATTGGCTGGACCGCTTCCGTTGGGGGCGTGCCGTCCACCGCGGGATCCGCAACGCTGTCGAGAAGGCGGGTAAGTCCCCGACCTACGCCGGCCTGGTGGCGCTCCGGTTCCTTCCGGGCGGGCGGACCGCAGGGATCGCAGCCGCCGGAATCGCCGAACTGCCCCTCCGGCCCTTCCTCGGTTTTGCTGCCCTGGGCGGGGTGCTCTGGTCGATCTGGCTGGTGGGACTTGGCTTCGTTTCGGACGTCACAACCGGTTTCCCCATGTGGGCCAGTGCACTTCTGGGAATGGGGGTGGGTACTCTGGTGGGACTGATCATTGCAGCGTTCTTCGCGCTGAAGCAGCGCCGGGAGGTCCGAAAGACACATGAGCATGCCGACTCCGTCCAACCACCGGCTGCCCCAGGCCCCGCCCGTCCCGCCCCGGAAGAACGCCGAAGCGTCCCCTCCGCAGACCGAGACGAGCACCGTCCTTGA